One part of the Panulirus ornatus isolate Po-2019 chromosome 73, ASM3632096v1, whole genome shotgun sequence genome encodes these proteins:
- the LOC139748250 gene encoding heme-binding protein 1-like — MALIMLRLALVVVVLVSAGVTRPCQAATLFSAFARALGPQEEAPHTVVHQYEGFEERLYPAKKWACTKQNGSYSTGDQIDVFLRLFGYIGGDNSKGEKLVMGTPVSVECRTEEEHKVYSACFFIPEAAQADPPAPTNPRVVITSRPDTTVFTRKFGGYAQDEDTWNKEAEDLSEVLTEAGKSFTRNLVFWNAYDPPFKFWKRRNEVWLVRQ, encoded by the exons ATGGCTTTAATAATGTTGAGGTTGGctctggtcgtggtggtgttggtatcgGCAGGAGTGACCCGACCATGTCAAGCAGCTACTTTG TTCTCGGCGTTTGCTAGGGCTTTGGGACCACAGGAGGAAGCGCCGCACACCGTGGTCCATCAGTATGAG GGGTTCGAGGAGCGGCTGTACCCTGCTAAGAAGTGGGCCTGTACCAAACAGAACGGCAGTTACTCGACTGGCGACCAGATCGACGTGTTCCTCAGGCTTTTCGGGTACATTGGGGGCGACAACAGTAAGG GAGAGAAGCTGGTCATGGGGACCCCAGTATCGGTAGAATgcaggacggaggaggagcacAAAGTGTACAGTGCCTGCTTCTTTATCCCCGAAGCTGCCCAAGCGGACCCGCCAGCGCCCACCAACCCACGGGTGGTGATCACAAGCCGTCCTGACACTACCGTCTTTACCAG GAAGTTTGGAGGATACGCGCAGGACGAGGACACCTGGAACAAAGAGGCAGAAGACCTAAGTGAAGTGTTGACGGAGGCGGGGAAGTCTTTCACTCGCAACCTCGTATTCTG GAATGCCTACGACCCACCGTTCAAGTTCTGGAAACGCAGGAACGAGGTATGGCTGGTCCGGCAGTAG